A region from the Acyrthosiphon pisum isolate AL4f chromosome A1, pea_aphid_22Mar2018_4r6ur, whole genome shotgun sequence genome encodes:
- the LOC100163548 gene encoding S-methyl-5'-thioadenosine phosphorylase codes for MKYNVKIGIIGGSGLDDPDFFKDATEERVKTPYGDPSDSLLSGKLNGINCVLLARHGRKHSISPTNINYRANIWALKHLGCTHIIASTATGSLKEEIKPGDLVILDSFIDLTKKRELTMFDKDDKVIHLPIEPPFCSATRNIIIETAQSLGIPVHKTGTAVVIEGPRFSTKAESNVYRSWNADLVNMTLAPEVVLAKEAGLLYASVAMATDYDCWREATEKVNVANVIRVFQENVKKITTLFIEVLPKIAEKNWDVEIDELNSLIQESVQSK; via the exons atgaaatacaacGTGAAG ATAGGCATCATTGGTGGATCAGGACTTGACGATccagatttttttaaagatgCAACTGAAGAAAGAGTGAAAACTCCTTATGGCGACCCATCAGACTCGCTTCTCAGCGGCAAGCTCAACGGTATCAATTGTGTTCTATTAGCCAG GCATGGGCGTAAACACTCAATAAGTCCCACCAATATAAACTATCGCGCCAATATTTGGGCTTTGAAACATCTAggatgtacacatattattgcaTCAACAGCAACCGGTTCTTTAAAAGAAGAAATTAAGCCTGGTGATTTGGTAATTTTGGATTCTTTCATTGATTT aacaaaaaaacGTGAATTAACTATGTTTGATAAGGATGATAAAGTCATACACTTGCCAATTGAACCTCCTTTTTGTTCAGCTActcggaatattattattgaaacggCTCAAAGCCTTGGTATTCCTGTTCATAAAACAGGTACAGCTGTAGTTATTGAAGGACCTAGATTCTCGACAAAGGCTGAAAGTAATGTCTATCGATCATGGAATGCTGATTTGGTCAATATGACACTTGCTCCAGAA GTTGTACTGGCTAAAGAAGCAGGTTTGTTGTATGCTTCAGTGGCCATGGCCACAGACTATGATTGTTGGAGAGAAGCAACAGAAAAAGTCAATGTTGCTAACGTTATCAGAGTTTTtcaagaaaatgttaaaaaaatcacGACATTATTTATAGAAGTTTTGCCCAAAATAGCGGAAAAAAATTGGGATGTTGAAATCGATGAACTAAAT agTCTCATACAAGAGAGTGTGCAGAGTAAATGA
- the LOC103309346 gene encoding probable RNA-binding protein 46: MEMYCAPQNNVLYCDYYTPTPIPRYPSPYSQSSYMSSTSSYSQSSFSPMSSPYTPPSQTSESFTKGNDNVFKFPSIIQDQYIPTREDLICAAIARAKNLIEIEEIGQRLISVDKRHVIQNNGQKTLLSTIKQEPKRGSELYVALPKACLEGFLYAIFSQFGTVHQIRLMMHFSGSNRGYGYVMMRSPMEAEMALAKLNELTLPGIRGHLLVSMSTDNRTLFARNIPMDLSEEQLQTEFEKRVEGVKKVRVFNNTDDPSKNREFCFVIFKDHRSAALARRSMAESPFFINGVSIKIQWAESEPVFRHSVLMRMKQLHIRNMNVHKTEEDIWKILCEHVTPNNIVFIKKNNTCARIKFIRHEYADIVRKNLDGKRVHGINWIVMWDKIEGAKYECEGYFKHLSI, from the exons atggaaatgtattgTGCACCTCAAAACAATGTTTTATACTGCGACTACTACACG cCTACACCTATACCCCGATATCCATCACCATATTCCCAATCGTCATATATGTCCAGTACATCAAGTTATTCGCAATCATCATTTTCACCGATGTCATCGCCTTACACTCCACCATCTCAGACTTCTGAGTCATTTACAAAGGGAAATgataatgtattcaaatttcCTTCAATAATTCAAGACCAATATATA CCTACACGTGAAGATTTGATATGCGCTGCTATAGCTAgagcaaaaaatttaattgaaatagaaGAAATTGGTCAGCGTTTGATTTCAGTTGATAAAAGACACGTTATTCAAAATAACGgtcaaaaaacattattgtcAACAATTAAACAAGAACCAAAACGTGGTAGTGAGCTATATGTTGCATTACCAAAAGCTTGTTTGGAAGGATTTCTCTATGCTATTTTTTCacag tttggaACTGTTCATCAAATCCGATTAATGATGCATTTCTCTGGTTCAAATCGTGGATATGGTTATGTAATGATGAGGAGCCCTATGGAAGCAGAGATGGCGCTGGCTAAACTGAACGAGCTCACTCTTCCTGGTATCAGAGGTCACTTATTAGTGAGCATGTCAACTGATAATAGAACATTATTTGCCAGAAACATACCCATGGATTTATCTGAAGAACAATTGCAAACAGAATTTGAAAAACGTGTAGAAGGCGTAAAAAAAGTGCGAGTTTTTAATAACACGGATGATCCTAGCAAAAATAGAGagttttgttttgtaatattcaaAGATCATAGAAGTGCGGCTTTAGCTCGCCGCTCGATGGCAGAAAgtcctttttttataaatggagtttcaattaaaattcaatGGGCAGAATCTGAACCAGTTTTTCGACACTCTGTTTTGATGAGA atgAAACAACTACATATTAGGAACATGAATGTCCATAAAACAGAAGAAGATATATGGAAAATTTTGTGTGAACATGTTACaccaaataatattgtgtttattaagaaaaataatacatgtgCTAGAATAAAATTCATTCGTCACGAATATGCAGATATTGTACGGAAAAATCTtgatg gtaaacgaGTTCATGGAATTAATTGGATAGTGATGTGGGACAAAATAGAAGGAGCAAAATATGAATGTGAAGgatattttaagcatttaagtatataa
- the LOC100161895 gene encoding tripeptidyl-peptidase 2: MSTTLQEDEFPVWALVPKKETGITNFLAKNPLYDGRNVTIAIFDSGVDPGAPGLKVTSEGKPKVIARYDCSGAGDVDTSTVVTPEGNKIKGLSGRTLVIPSTWKNPTEKYHIGIKNAFELYTKNVQKRIEEEKKEKQWDPLHKPLLSKAIMEQQNFNNEFDPSKVTLTRNQKLKKDDLDSTVEALQNLEKKYKFITPVYDCIVFHDGVQWLACLDTSEMGDLASCKLMGEFSEDPVNNFDYITAADRMSYSFNVHNDGDVLEIVSLGSSHGTHVSAIAAGYFPDEPDRNGVAPGAQIISLTIGDSRLETMETGTAVVRAMIKVMELRKKFNIDVINMSYGEHSNWSHAGRVGDIMNDVIDKYAVTWVASAGNHGPALCTIGAPPDISKTTIIGVGAYVSPDMMTTEYSMLQKLPGNTYTWSSRGPTIDGGRGISVCAPGGAITSVPGYLLRGSQLMNGTSMSAPHVAGATAVLISGLKGKAIDTCPYLIKRAMENTASYNDKIDHFSQGHGLLQVDKAFDYLTQYYTEQESYVKFMVSCSIQGHSVNGNKGIHIRNAIENKVVDCVIIVEPVFLNNVDVDADRKINFQMSLCLTSDVSWVLVPKYLELMYMARNFNIKVDPSGLSPGVHTTT; encoded by the exons ATGAGTACAACGTTGCAAGAAGATGAGTTTCCCGTATGGGCATTGGTACCAAAAAAAGAAACTGGAATCACAAACTTCCTGGCCAAAAATCCGTTATACGATGGCCGTAATGTGACAATAGCTATATTCGATTCTGGTGTCGATCCTGGAGCTCCTGGTCTTAAA GTGACAAGTGAAGGAAAACCAAAAGTTATTGCTAGATACGACTGCAGTGGTGCTGGTGATGTTGATACCTCAACCGTAGTGACACCCgaaggaaataaaataaaaggatTAAGCGGACGTACACTTGTT ATACCAAGTACTTGGAAAAATCCTACTGAGAAGTATcacataggtataaaaaatgcatttgagTTATACACCAAGAATGTCCAAAAGCGAATTGAAGAAGAAAAGAAAGAAAAGCAATGGGACCCACTTCATAAGCCATTATTATCAAAAGCAATCATGGAACAacaaaatttcaataat gaatTTGATCCTTCTAAAGTCACACTGACGAGAAACCAGAAATTAAAAAAGGATGACCTAGACAGCACTGTTGAAGCTTtacaaaatttagaaaaaaagtataaatttatcACCCCAGTTTATGATTGCATTGTTTTCCATGACGGAGTACAGTGGCT TGCATGCTTGGATACTTCTGAAATGGGAGATTTGGCTTCATGTAAACTTATGGGAGAATTTAGCGAAGATCcagttaataattttgattacattACTGCCGCCGATCGAATGAGTTATTCATTTAATGTGCATAATGATGGAGATGTATTGGAAATCGTATCTCTTGGGT CATCTCATGGAACACATGTATCTGCTATTGCTGCTGGGTATTTTCCTGATGAACCAGACAGAAATGGAGTGGCTCCTGGCGCCCAAATTATATCCTTAACTATAGGCGATAGTCGTTTAGAGACAATGGAAACAGGAACTGCAGTTGTAAGAGCGATGATTAAAGTTATGGAACTTAGAAAAAAGTTCAACATTGACGTTATAAATATGAGTTATGGGGAACACTCAAATTGGTCTCATGCTgg gAGAGTTGGCGATATTATGAATGATGTAATTGACAAGTATGCTGTTACTTGGGTTGCATCTGCTGGCAATCATGGACCAGCTTTATGCACTATTGGGGCTCCTCCAGATATTTCAAAAACGACAATCATAG gagTTGGAGCATATGTATCACCAGATATGATGACAACAGAATACTCTATGCTACAAAAACTCCCAGGAAATACTTATACATGGTCCTCAAGAGGACCAACAATTGATGGAGGTAGAGGAATAAGTGTATGTGCCCCAGGTGGGGCAATAACTTCTGTACCTGGATACCTGTTAAGAGGATCACAGTTAATGAATGGCACAAGCATGTCTGCACCTCATGTAGCTGGAGCAACTG ctgtaTTAATATCTGGACTCAAAGGAAAAGCTATAGATACCTGTCCTTATTTGATTAAACGAGCAATGGAAAATACTGCATCGTATAATGATAAGATTGATCACTTTTCACAAGGACATGGCTTattacaa GTTGATAAAGCATTTGATTATTTAACTCAATACTACACTGAACAAGAATCATATGTCAAGTTTATGGTATCTTGTAGTATCCAAGGCCATAGTGTTAATGGGAATAAAGGAATCCATATCAGAAATGCAATTGAAAACAAAGTGGTTGACTGTGTCATAATTGTGGaaccagtatttttaaataatgtagatGTCG ATGCagatagaaaaattaatttccaaatgAGCTTGTGCTTGACGAGTGACGTTTCGTGGGTACTTGTACCCAAATATTTGGAACTGATGTACATGGCAcgcaattttaacataaaagtCGATCCGAGTGGATTGTCTCCAGGCGTGCACACGACTACGTAA